The sequence ggtGGTGAGGCGGAGCGGCTGCTGCCTCTACCCGGGCGGGAGGAGGGGGCTGGGGGTTAGGGGGATCCGCGCCGAGCTGCCGCCGCGGGCCTGCGCggatgggggcggcggcgccaccacctccggTTGGACCGTCGCCGTGCCTGATGCTGGGGAGGTCGCTGACCACGTAAAGGAGGTCGGCGCGGTTGCACCTCCGAGCGTGCTCCCGAAGGGGGAGCGTGGCGAGGTGGCTGATGTTGACGGTTCGGGTGGGAATGGGAAGTTAccctccggtggcggcggcggagatggggataatggtggtggcggcggtggtggtgatggtggggACGGTGGGGATGAAGGGGATGATGAGTTTGGGCCGATCCTGAGTTTTGATCAGGTGGTCCAGGAGGTGGAGAAGCGAGGGGTCAGCCTGCCCAGCTTGCCCGCGGATATGATTGAGGCCGCAAAGAGCGTCGGGATTCAGAAGCTACTGCTGCTGAGATACTTGGACATGCAGGTATATTGTTAAGAACTCACTCATGATGAGATACTTGGACTTGTGTATGATGTGTGTAGAATTGGATTGAGATTGATattgttttttgtttgaatGTGGAAGGCATCGGCTTGGCCGTTGGGTCCAGCCATTAGGTCCTGCTCACTTCTCCGGAACAGGATGCTAGTTGACCCTTCATTTCTCTTTAAAATCGGGACTGAGGTAGGTTTTGTTATTTATGCTGACTAGTAGCATTCATTGATTTATCCCTATTGGCAAAGTTGTTAATCATTTGTTGTTGGGTTGAATTGATTGCAGATAGTCATTGACACATGTTGCGCGACATTCGCGGAGGTacagaagagaggggaggagttTTGGTCGGAGTTCGAGTTGTATGCGGCGGATATGTTGGTAGGCGTAGTTGTTAATGTAGCTTTAGTTGGGATGTTGGCGCCATATGCTCGATTTGGTGGGGGATCTGCATCTCCAGGTCTTCTTGGGCGTGTTAGGCATGCTTATGACTCTCTCCCAAGCAGGTGGGTCATGAAAGATAATAATTTGTTGCGAGAGTGCAGTgtttataatattattttctgTCATTATCTGTTTCAAATACATCTCATTTTAGCCttctaattttgtttttaaacaCAGAACATTCTATTATTTTCTTGAGAATTTTAACTTGGGCCCCGTCCTTGCTTATACCCTTCCCATATTTGATCACTGCCATTTTCCTTTATTACTTCATACATTAGTTCCTGCACTAGAGTCTAAAATGGCATCTACTTTTGAGTGGTATGGACTATATTATACTGTGGCACTGAATACTTTGTAACATATGTTTCAGAATGTTCTAGATGTTAATGAGTCAATAATTGCCTTGAACTGCTGTGAAATACAATATTACCAAAAATAGATTGAATCTTTTGATGTTAGCTCTTAGTTTTGAAACACCATACAAAATTTGTTAATTACATCTGCTTATGAGAACTTTGTtcagtaaaaaataataatagtgCATCTGACCATCTGTCCTAAGTAATGCTGATGAAACTGATGTTTTGCAGCGTGTTTGAAGCTGAAAGGCCAGGATATAGTTTTTCCATTCAACAACGGATAGGAACATACTTTTTTAAGGtaattttcttttgtgtttGCTGCATCTCTTTTTTAATTTCACCTCGTGTTTGGATGCTGACTTATATTGTATATTCTAATATCTAAAATACCTTTGCGAACAGGGTATTTTATATGGTACAGTTGGATTCTTTTGTGGTCTTGTGGGTCAAGGAATTGCGAACTTGATAATGACTGCCAAAAGGTATCTCACTTTTCTTTATGTTCTGGTACTTTGACCAGTTTTATGGGTGTAAAAACAAGAACTTTTCATGTCCCTGAAGCTA is a genomic window of Oryza glaberrima chromosome 7, OglaRS2, whole genome shotgun sequence containing:
- the LOC127779900 gene encoding protein RETICULATA-RELATED 1, chloroplastic-like — encoded protein: MSMAFSCAGARLQQGRVGVGKCRGGGGGGGGAAVVRRSGCCLYPGGRRGLGVRGIRAELPPRACADGGGGATTSGWTVAVPDAGEVADHVKEVGAVAPPSVLPKGERGEVADVDGSGGNGKLPSGGGGGDGDNGGGGGGGDGGDGGDEGDDEFGPILSFDQVVQEVEKRGVSLPSLPADMIEAAKSVGIQKLLLLRYLDMQASAWPLGPAIRSCSLLRNRMLVDPSFLFKIGTEIVIDTCCATFAEVQKRGEEFWSEFELYAADMLVGVVVNVALVGMLAPYARFGGGSASPGLLGRVRHAYDSLPSSVFEAERPGYSFSIQQRIGTYFFKGILYGTVGFFCGLVGQGIANLIMTAKRSVKKSDDDVPVPPLLKTSALWGAFLGVSSNTRYQIINGLERVVEASPVAKRVPAVSLAFTVGVRFANNIYGGMQFVDWARMTGCQ